One Oryza glaberrima chromosome 11, OglaRS2, whole genome shotgun sequence genomic region harbors:
- the LOC127754651 gene encoding uncharacterized protein LOC127754651 → MSIQVVGPPPVPPPSAPPLPPERQLSGEFVDVELGNVSSTVVDVDPLRQLVTPSAPPLPPETMNPPPRRQLTGEFVDVELGNAGLSNVQRRRRQRTTARSADDEDGLCSMVCAAVIVLIFMVAIVVLLNKYV, encoded by the coding sequence ATGTCGATCCAGGTCGTCGGGCCTCCAccagtgccgccgccgtcggcgccgcctctcccaccAGAACGTCAGCTCAGCGGCGAGTTCGTCGACGTCGAGCTGGGAAACGTGAGCTCcaccgtcgtcgacgtcgatcCCTTGCGCCAGCTGGTCACGCCATCAgctccgcctctccctcctgAGACGATGAACCCACCGCCAAGACGTCAGCTCACCGGCGAGTTCGTCGACGTCGAGCTGGGAAATGCGGGCTTGTCCAacgtgcagcggcggcggcggcagcggacgaCGGCGCGGAGCGCCGACGACGAAGATGGGTTGTGCAGCATGGTGTGCGCTGCGGTGATCGTGCTGATCTTCATGGTCGCGATCGTcgtgttgcttaataaatatgtGTAA